In Zingiber officinale cultivar Zhangliang chromosome 1A, Zo_v1.1, whole genome shotgun sequence, the DNA window tcatttcagtttttGTAGATTTCTAGGATTGTAAGAAGTTAAACGATGCTATCTATTACTTATTTTGGCTTATCAGGAGTATTAAAATATCTTTATAAGAATCAACGTGCAAaagagaggaaaagaaagagaagaatcTGCATGCAACTTTGTTATTTACCAAAATCCATTTATTAACCTAGAGAGTTCTGAttgtactcatttcagttcctgtggatttctagggttgtaaggagttcaaatatgctatccattatttatttcaacttttcatgaatattaaaatataataagtaaGAATCATTAAAATTCTCTACGGTAGGCCTCATATGAAATCATACCAGGTCAAATGTGGGTTTGATTTCATTCTATATCAAGCTcatgttggacctgatatgattccatttCAGGCTCTAGTTCGGCATGGTATAATACATATCAGATCCACTGTAGAGGTTTTTGGTCATTcttttttattacattttaacaccctTGAGTAatcgaaataaacaatggataacatattgactaaaatctactgatggacctagagagatcCGATtatactcatttcagttcctgtggtaTTTCTAggattgtaaggagttcaaatatgctatatattgtttatttcgacttctcagGGGTGTTAAAATGCAATAAGCAAGAATCATCAAAATTCTCTATGGTGGGCCTGATAATTCCATATCAAGCCTAACATGGAGAATTTTGAagattctttcttattacattttaacacctctgagaagtcgaaataaacaatggataaaaTATTTGAACTGCTTGCAATTTCAAAAATCCACAAGAACTAAAATAGATGTAATTGGAgctttctaggtccatcagtagatTTCAACCATTTTAGTTCCTGTGAGTTTTTGGTGTTGTAAGAAGTTAAATGATGTTATTCATTGCTATTTTGACTTCTCAGAATATGTTAAAATATCTTTAGAAGAATCGACTAAAGAATCGATTTCTCATGAGATTTTTTAAGTTTATGTTATCATGTATGTATAAATGCATGCATAGAAAGAGCACTATaaagagaggaaagagaaaagagaagaggaAAGCGAAGAGATGTTGCATGCATtaggggtgatcacggatcgggttggttcggttattggggtaaaaaattatccggccctactagatcagataatgcaaaatcgggacctacatccgacctatatccggcggttcttatgtttcagatatccgacgggtttgtcagttatttggatatccgaccctatatccaatgaattataaaatataaatataaatataaatataacaaaaaaaataaatttttttaaaatgataatagacattactcattacacgttatagcagctaatcggaaataactattacaacgtgtagcagcttatcggcagtagttgctacaatgtgtaacagcttatcaacattagttgctacaagtaggggtgatcggatcgggttggtttggttattgggataaaaaattatccggccctactagatcagataatacaatattaggaccctacatccggccctatatccgacggatcatttttttttagttcggttcgggtcggtataagtgggttggtcggtttgacggattgactgctcacccctagcATGCATAAGGGGaaaaaggagagagaaaaaaaatgacaaaaaaaaaataaaaagaaaaacaatcaaatttaatataaaaaaagtACCATTtggtaaataataaaatatcttttggtaaatttaaaattctaaatatttttttttttttggtaaattgccgaccAATACTTCAAATGAAATCGTGTGGAAATCAAAACTTCACAATTTGGGTTACATTTGATTCGTGGATATCAATGAAATGATTGTCACGTGACGATCCATGGGCCAGTTTTGAAGATAATTAATTTCAGATCAATGAGTAACTGATTATTAACTCGAACTTATCTAAGTTAATAActattaaattataaattgtcaactcaCTCTCCTATTCGAGCAAACCAAAATATATTCGAATTATGTTGTCTATGATTGACAGAGAACAATGCAAGAGAACACCACCATgcgaataaagaaaaaaaaatattttttttgtttgttggATGAATTTTCTTTAATTGACGTGACTTAAGAATCACTATGAGTGCTTTTTTATTTTCTTGAGACAGTGCGCTGGTTAACATATGAAGTGATATCATAtaagattttaaattaaaattcgataTGTAGGtgttaaattagagaaaaatttttaatcataattttaactttGCATGTAGTCCCTATGTCTAAAAAATATTGTTTTCGCTCTCTGCATGTAAAGTTTCATTTGCTTCAACTCTCTCATGCAAATATCATTACCTAATTGTCCTTCagattttttaagtataaaaagttcaaaaatgagtataattcttcttaaattcagcactttaaattagaatccagtatatttttatcaaaattcagcactttaaataagaatctaatatatttctattaaaattaatccttcatattttttaggtataaaaaatctaaaaataagtataatttcttttaaattcgGCACTTTAAactagatttcagtatattttctatcaaattgaacatgaccttttttcctacttaatataattccttctAAATTCAGCACAATTCAAAGAAAATCTAttatattttctatctaattaaatatcatttaaagaaaatctaatatattttctatctaattgagtatcatttaaagaaaatctagtatattttttatctaattaaagtgaaaaaaaagtcgtgctcaatttgatagaaaaatactgaattctagtttaatgtgctaaatttaagaaaaattatactcatttttggactttttatacctGAAAATATCAGGGACAATTAGGTAAATTAGTATCTATTATTTTGGactagggagtggaaacaaagattTTGGTCAATGGGGGCTACATGCAAAGTTGAGTTTATGATTGGGGATTGCATGCAAATTTACCCATATGTAGGAGTATATCTTTTgtcatattttgatcatttataCTAATAATCAATAATTATCCATAATTTACTTCTTTCATATTGATTTATTGATGAGGACACCTTTTGCCATTATGAGCCTTTTGTCAGTATTTTTCGATTTATTCATgtgattaataaatttttttttgataaaatcaaaTTCATCATCTTAATGAGCATGCGGTCTTGAGATCGAAATCCGGTGCATAATCTCTTTTATGCCTTAGCTTAAGGATAGGTAAGCGAGGACATTGGAACAAATGAATCGTATTTTTTACCATCTCTGATAAATAGTCAAtgtcaatttaaaaaatataaaattatatcttTGTTTCGCGATCAACTTTAAAGACGAATGGTATCGAAGAAGTGCGCTCTCTCCCTTCTAATCtatcttttttatttaaaaaaaaaaacaattaagttGGTGGAATTAGATTCAATCATTCAAACCTACTAAAagaactgaaaataataattaaaaaaaaagtacgACGGTTGCGAGTGTATCGTGTTGGGTAGATACACTTACCATGTCGCCAGCAGAGCCTCACCACCAGCCCGACTGTGCCGTAAACGATTTTCATCGCATAATAATAGCACATAATCTAATGATTTGTTTGATAGATTACGAATAAGATATCCTTTAAGATTTTTCCAAATCTTTCtggatttggagaaaaaattgcAGCCGAATCCAACTAACGCGACCACGTGAGGTGGTTGCGAGTAACAACAACTCACCAGCCattcatttaaatattattttcattaaaaatatattttttagttatttatattttctaattcaatttaatcaaagaTACTATATGTAattcatttttatattaaaaagttATTTACTAATTCTAACacgataaaatatatatattttcggaataaattaaaataaaaaattacccaTTTAAAAACACTGCTCGTTGGCTATTAATTTCAGCGGCGAGCCGGCGAACGCTCGGGCTCGGCATCCTCAAATTTAACACGATGACGGACGCAACGCCGAGAACGCCGTAGAAAAAGGACCGAGGCAATCCCACCGATTccacagccaccaccaccaccaccaaaatTCTCGCCGGCGACCGTGGGCACGGTTCGCCAGTCCATGGACACCCCGCTCAGCGACCATAAGGCCCATGAGCTCGAGAGCGTCGTCATCGACCAAACAGATCCCGCCACCGATCCGCTTCCCGACAATGCATCTCGCCGGACTGGGAGTTTCCTCTCCCGACACTCCAGCGCCAAGGTCGGATTCGGGAATTCCTTCCGTATCGGCTCCTCACGCAAGAGCCCCGGCGGCGCCGGGAGGCCGAATCCCCAATCGAAGATGGCTCGGATGACGTCCCGCGCACAGACCGGGATCAGAGGGCTCCAATTCCTCGACAAGACCTCCGGCGGCAGCGGGGGGTGGGAGGCCGTCGAGAAGAGGTTCGAGCAATTAGCCGTCGATGGGAGGCTTCCAAAGGAGAATTTCGGCCGCTGCATCGGTGAGTTCTTCGATCTTTGGTTAGGGATCAAGCATGAAGATCGACAAGCCCTACAGCTAAAGAgggttacattttttttttactcgGGTAATCCATACATTTTGAGCTTGTAGATTAGGTAAAATGTCTGCCCTAGGGATTTGTCTTCGCATTCAAGTAAGTTCTCCTGAGGAAGAGGAATTTGACATTTTAATTTTCACTCAGGTAAATCATGCATTTCGAGCTTAAGAATTAGACAAAATGTCTTCCTATGAATTTATCTTCCAAGTCAAACAATTCTGTTTTCTTTTTTTACATGAAGTACGATTTGGATACTTTAAAGACTCGCAAACAGTGCACTTGAAGATTAAATTGAAGGATGAACATATTGTGACCTTTTCCTTGATAGCCTGTTTTGACACTGCAACTAGCAAATGCAAGCTTATACAAATCAAATCAGAAAAGATGGCGCCTTTAAGCTAGTTAATTAAACTAGAAATGTGGAGGAATAAGACttgcatttttctttttttttgtttcttttatccTGGGCGGTTTGAAGCCCTGTTCAAGAGAAGGCActtcaattttttttgaaaactaacgGATAGAACTTGAATACTCTTCAAAACTTACTTCCTTACATGATTGAGAGATTTGAAAAATTCTTGTAGGTATCAGATATTTCTGATTGTCCTAATTCTCATTATCTTTGTTTCAACTACCAAATGCAAGGCATGGCAGAGTCAAAGGAGTTTGCTGAAGAGATATTTGTTGCTTTAGCAAGGAGAAGAAACTTGGAGCCACAAAATGGTATAGCCAAAGATGAACTAAAAGAATTTTGGGAAGAAATGACAGATCAAAACTTTGATTCTCGGTTACAAATATTTTTTGACATGTAATCACTGCTTCAGTTTTATGTTCTTACATCATTGATCACTCCAACGTAGTTATGACACGATCTTCTATGTTGATGAATAGGTGTGATAAGAATGGTGATGGAAAGTTATCTGAAGATGAAGTGAAGGAGGTAACTGATCGATATCTTAACATGTTGAAAACTTTGTTTAAATGTTATTTACACTGTGGAATAAATAATATGCCTTATTTTAGATTATTATCCTGAGTGCCTCAGCAAACAAGCTTGTGAAATTGAAACATCATGCAGCAACCTATGCAGCACTTATAATGGAGGAACTCGACCCAGATGGCCTCGGCTATATTGAGGTACAGAGGCATGTTTCCATTTTCAATGAAATATCCGAAATTGGAGAAACTTCTTAACTTATGATGAGCTAATGGCTTCCGATGCATGATTCACTTGAAATGCTTTCAATATTTATCCCAGCTTTGGCAGCTTGAGACATTACTTCAAGGAATGGTTTGCTCACAAGGAAGTGAGAACACAATCAAAAGTTCACATACCCTTGCTAGAACAATGATACCTAAGAGATATAGAAATCCAATAAATAGAGTGATCACCACCACCGTAGATTTCGTTTATGAGAATTGGAAAAGGATATGGGTTCTTTCGTTTTGGTTGCTACTTAATATAGTCCTAGCTTTATGGAAATTTGCCCAGTACAAAAGTAGAGCAGCATTTGAAGTGATGGGTTATTGCGTCTGCATAGCCAAAGCTGCCGCTGAGACACTGAAATTGAATATGGCCTTAATTCTCATCCCTGTTTGTCGCAACACCCTCACAAGGCTCAGATCAACTTGTCTTAGCTCGGTAATTCCATTTGATGACAATATCAACTTCCACAAGGTATCAAACTTTCACCATACTAATCATACCTAAAATatggatattttttttatctattcaTTGTTGCTTGTTTAAAAATTGCAGACCATTGCGCTGGCAATAACTATAGGAACTTCAGTGCACACCCTTGCACATGTAACATGTGATTTTCCTAGGCTAATTACATGTCCAAATTCCAAATTCATGAGCGCGCTGGGACCTAATTTCAATTACAAGCAACCCACTTACCTGACTCTGGTAGAAAGTGCTCCAGGTGTCACTGGTATTCTCATGATATTCATCATGGCATTTGCTTTCACTCTAGCAACACATTCTTTCAGGAGGAGTGTGGTGAAGTTGCCATCACCTCTCCACCATTTAGCTGGGTTCAATGCATTTTGGTATGCTCATCATCTTCTGGTTATTGCATACATCCTTCTGATAATCCATTCGTACTTCATTTTCCTAACTAAGGAATGGTACAAGAAGAcagtaagtcattttttttttcattgtgcGACAGTCTCCAAGTATATGTTCTGTGTAGATATTTTGGCACTAAGTTTCCTCTATGTATGTGCACAGACATGGATGTATCTTGCAGTTCCAGTATCATTTTATGCTTGTGAGAGAATAATTCGTACTGTCCGTGAGAACAGCTATGCTGTCAGCATCGTTAAGGTAACATACTCTACAAGACCTCAAACAATATCCATAACCTTGTCACTAAGCAAGAAGTGCAAAGTTGAGGTCTTAGTTTTGCATGTATCTTTCACACAGGCAGCAATATATCCAGGTAATGTTCTTTCAATACATATGAAAAAGCCACTAGGTTTCAAATACAAAAGTGGAATGTACCTATTTGTCAAATGTCCTGACGTCTCAACTTTTGAATGGTATGTGCTTAGCTTCAGAATGAATGAATACGAAGTGATTATCTATTATCTCTGTACTTATCTACGAATTTATCTCAACAGGCATCCATTCTCAATCACCTCTGCACCAGGAGATGATCATTTGAGTGTTCATATCCGAACCTTGGGTGACTGGACAACTGAGCTAAGAAACCTATTTGGAAAGGTTAGTTGATTTAGAAAGCAGCTGTCATTGCTGAAGAAGGCGTATAGTACTTCTGAGAATTATCAAACATATATCTCTTGATACAGGTCTGTGAGGCTCAGGTTACCTCAAAAAAGGCTAATCTAGTTAGACTCGAAACCACAGTTGTAGCAGACGCGCAATCCTCCAAAGACACAAGGTGACTCGCCACTTAAAAGTAACCTGATACAATGCATCGAGCTTTAATGAGTAACATAATCTAGTTTCAGATTTCCTAAGGTCTACATTGATGGTCCATATGGTGCTCCAGCTCAAAGTTACAAGAAATACGATATTCTTTTGCTCATTGGACTAGGAATTGGTGCAACGCCGTTTATAAGTATTCTGAAGGATCTCCTGAACAATATAAAGAACAACGAAGTAGATGTTAATTGTTATATGCATTTCCTTCCaccaaaaaaaatcaaaatcttatGTGACAATTAACCTGTTTATGGTTCATGCAGGATTTGCAAAGAATGCAAAACCCAGATCCCAGCAACATCAAATCAAATGGCCCAGGAAGGGCTTACTTCTACTGGGTAACAAGGGAACAAGGATCATTTGAATGGTTCAAAGGTGTCATGAATGATGTTGCTGAAAGTGACCACAACGTACTTCAAATCTTGCTTCCTTGACCTTTTGGTGATACTTCCATTTCGCATAGGACTCTAACCGATTCAATTTACAGAATGCCATAGAAATGCACAACTACTTGACAAGCGTGTATGAAGAAGGCGATGCAAGGTCAACCCTCATTGCAATGGTCCAGTCACTCCAACATGCAAAGAGCGGTGTCGATATCGTCTCAGGAAGCCGGGTAGATGAAGCTTCTCATAATTCTgataaaaagaataaaattgcTCCTTTATAATCTGTTACAAGTTCATGACAGATACGAACGCACTTCGCAAGACCAAACTGGAGGAAAGTTTTCTCTGATTTGGCTAACACTCACAAAGCCGCTAGAATTGGTGAACTTTTTTTCAACTTTCATCTGAACTTTTATCTTTGTGGATTTCTATTTCCTAACAGGTGGTATGCAGGTGTCTTTTACTGCGGATCCCCTGCGCTCACAAAACAACTTAGAGATCTATCACAAGAATTCAGCCATACTACCACTACCCGTTTCCACTTCCACAAGGAGAACTTCTAAAGATGAAACAAGATGATACAGATAGGAAAAAAACATGTTATTTAGGTAAAAGTCGGGAAATTTAGTGTAGAAATGTTGTACATAAATTTCAGTATTACTTTTTGAATTGTTACATCATACGTATAGAGTAGATACACAACAGATGTAATGGCGAGGACAAATTGGAGGATCAATCAGCATTATTTTGACAATaaagttctttttttttcttcatattttcCTCCAAAATTCAGTATGTCTTGATTAAACCTcctatttgaagaaaaaattcttataaatatattgTAATTAGAGTTTGAACAATGAATATTTAGGTGACAATCTGAATGACCTACCACGATATCATGGATTAATCTGAATGGCCTACCATGATATCATGGATTAAATTGATAAAGAGTTTTTATATAAAAGCATTATATGTATAATAATTTGGATTAAATTAAACTGATTTATTTTAATAcgttttaaactgatttttaacGGTTACTCTTAcaaccttttatttttttttaaaaaaaacatatttttgataattttaataattaggaGGGGCATGCTTGATTTTTCCAACCTTGCCCtcgtgttttgaattttttcttCTCATTTATTGTATTCACGAGCTATCTGTCCTTATTAAAGTGACGCATCTCTCAGCATTCCACTGTCCTCGCCTCTTTCCATTTCCCCGGTTTTTGGCGTCTCCTATTGCTCCATCTCCTCCCGATTATCTAGTCGCCTTCTTCGGTAAAGGTCAGATCCAGTTTCCGCTTCTTCCGATCTCGCTGGTTTATATATTCTTCTTCTGTTGATCGCCTTTGTTTCTTTCTGGATCTGGTGGTTTTGACTCCGGTCGTTTTTGGACTGATCTGACTCATTAGTAGACTAAAAATGATGTTTCTCTCTCAAGAAGATGgagttttaggtttaattttaaattagattGGGTAAGGTATTAGATCCaaggttgttttttttttcccttcatgttttgatctcttgatcttctttcGGACAGGATTCATAATTTTTCttggaaaaaataatatatttttaatgatCTTCTTTATCAGTTTATTGTtgaatctgttttttttttttttaaatttagtataAATCTATTGCTGGCTCAATCAGAAAAGAAATCcgtttgttttcatattttacttttttttttaaaaaaaaaaatcctttctgTTCAATCCTGTTCTTCTTTAGTAGTCAAAGGAGCGGATTCAGTAATTAGTTGTTTGCTAGTGTCAGACTGAAACATAAATCTTGAAGCCAAGAAAGAACTCGATCAATAGTCTAAACAGAGAAAATGGATCATGTCAACCTTACCGATTCACAATCACATATAATTTTCTTTGTGAAATAATTCTGACTATGCTAAAAAGAGATATCCGGTGAATTAGGTTTGATACTTGTGCTAGTGAAATTAACCGCCAAACGTTATAGTCTTGATTCAGGACTTGTGTTTTTGTGTTGATTGGGCCTAAGGAAAATCTAGCTTCTCTTCTCCCATAAGGTAAATGATAGTTTGGCAGGGAAATATTTATGAGCCAACCTCAAAAAACTAGGTGCTTAGGGACCTTTTTCCAGGGCAGCGCAATCGTTCTCAATCCTTTTTAGATTGCTCTGATAATTTGACATATTTAGGATTCTTACCCGAAGGACCTATGTAGATATTTCTTACtcctaaaatatttaaaattaacatttgatAATTCCTTGACTGTGCTATCTAGATTTGAATATAAACGCAAAGGGTGGGCGTGTGCTTTTAAAAATTTGCCGACCTTATTTGACTAAATTCAGGCTTTGTAATTTAGCATTTACATAGCGTTTATTGTGATGTGACTGCTGATTTGCTCGTGTTCATTACTCGATCTGATTCACAGAAAATGGCTGATGCTGAGGATATTCAACCTCTGGTTTGTGACAATGGAACTGGAATGGTCAAGGTCATTCATTTGGCATtgacatttaatttttttctttgataTTCAAATTTGTTATTCAGTTCTGGGCATAGCCACCTAAATTTCTTGTGTTTTTCTGTTGCCTATTTCAAACAGGCTGGATTTGCCGGTGATGATGCACCTCGAGCAGTATTCCCCAGTATTGTTGGGAGACCCCGCCACACTGGTGTGATGGTTGGTATGGGCCAAAAAGATGCTTATGTTGGTGATGAAGCTCAGTCAAAGAGAGGTATACTCACCTTGAAGTATCCAATTGAACATGGAATTGTCAGCAACTGGGATGACATGGAAAAAATTTGGCATCACACTTTCTACAATGAACTCCGTGTCGCTCCTGAGGAACACCCAATACTACTAACTGAAGCCCCTCTTAACCCCAAGGCAAACAGAGAGAAAATGACCCAAATCATGTTTGAGACATTTAATGTGCCTGCAATGTATGTTGCAATTCAGGCAGTTCTATCTCTCTATGCCAGTGGCCGTACTACGGGTTTGTATCGATATGGCTGATTTATTAAAGGATATTAGGTTTGTCAGTGGGCTGATTGGTGTGTTTTTGACAGGTATTGTGCTTGACTCTGGTGATGGTGTCAGCCATACTGTTCCAATTTATGAAGGATATGCACTTCCGCATGCTATTCTTCGGTTGGATCTTGCTGGCCGTGATCTCACAGATTCTCTCATGAAGATCCTTACTGAGAGAGGGTACTCGTTCACCACAACAGCAGAACGGGAAATTGTCAGGGACATAAAGGAGAAACTGGCATACGTTGCCCTTGATTATGAACAAGAATTGGAGGCTGCCAAGACTAGCTCAGCTGTGGAGAAGAGTTATGAACTCCCTGATGGTCAGGTCATAACTATTGGTGCTGAGAGATTTAGGTGCCCAGAGGTTCTATTCCAACCATCATTAATCGGCATGGAGTCTGCTGGAATTCACGAGACCACATACAACTCCATCATGAAGTGTGATGTAGATATCAGGAAAGATTTGTATGGTAATGTGGTGCTTAGCGGTGGATCAACTATGTTCCCAGGCATTGCTGATCGTATGAGCAAAGAGATCACTGCTCTTGCCCCTAGCAGCATGAAAATTAAGGTGGTTGCCCCACCTGAACGTAAGTACAGTGTCTGGATTGGAGGATCCATCCTTGCCTCCCTTAGCACCTTCCAACAGGTACACCCTACTAATATGCAATCTCAATCCTTTTAGAGATATTTTAATACATGACATCTCAATGCTGACATTTGACACTCATGCAGATGTGGATTTCGAAGGGCGAGTACGAGGAGTCTGGTCCAGCAATTGTCCACCGGAAGTGCTTCTAAGAATTCATTTGGTGTTTGCCTGTTGCATGGCCACGCTGTAGGTTCTAGTTGTGGCTTGATTGTAGTAGTAGGTTCTCTGAACACTTAGATTTGCTTGTGGTATTCACGGCGGCTTTGATTTTTGGCTAATTAAAGCCTCCTCCCCATTGCTGATGATTAAGCAAAGATATCATCAGTACCTTCAGTTAGTGTCACCCAGATTTTCGACCCCTATCGGTTCTCTAGACCCCAACATCTGGTAGTTTATGCTTATGTTAGTTTGGTCACAACTTGATGCCCCAGGGCTGGCGGCTATTGCTTCGTTTGTCGACCTTTTTCCTTAGGTCATATGATAtgatttgttgctttgtggaaaTTTGTATGACTATATTTTGAAAGGTTTGCAGTTTGGTTGCCGCATTGACTCGTATTTGCTCAGCAACTTCTTTGCGTAGCTGTCTTATTTTCAGATTTTGATGTTCAAGAGTTTCTTATGCAGCCAGGTTTCTCCATCAAGTGTGGTTGTTGTTTGGATAACTTGCATGCTTAAGTCTCTGAGATTTGTTTTTATTCCACTGACATTTTAATCATAAACTTCGGTACGTAGTTTCTCATGGACAATAATGGTAGAGGAAATTTTGGTTGCATCCAGCGTGTTGGATTGTAGTTTGGTGAAATATTAGCCATGATTCTAAATTAAAAACAAAGAACTATGATGAATCAGATAATAGGTTTTATCAGCTGTTAAGATACATCAAAAATGCTCACGGTGATTCAAAAGTTTAGTATCTCATAgttgttagaaattataaatgaaaaataattaaaatggtTTAAATGTCTTTTGGAAGATTAAATGGAGTATCTAATGAAGAGGTAGTATGTCTTTTAGGAAAGGATGCGATCTACATCATCCATTTTGAAATAGATGGATGAAATCTAATTAAACTAAAAGGTTCTTATACCTTTTCATATGTATAAATAAAGTCTCTCACATACTCATTCATTcatttccttccaagcaaagcaaACATTGTATTCTTGCATTGAAGAGTTCAAGAAGCTTCCTCGATtcggaggtcttgcgatttgTAGTACTGCTATCGCAAGATAAAAGTCGCTGTATTTTAGGAGACGATTGTCGTATTCCGTGAGCACCGTGTGCGGGGCAAAttcgtcttaaagagatagagtataactcttgttaggaccaaaagtagctagagggggggtgaatagctcgtctcgtTCGCTTggtgctcggcggtgcttgtttcttcaaagatgtgcagcggaaatacaaagaaacaatcacacaacactaacacggttggtttacttggtatccacctcacaagaggtgactaatccaaggatccacaccaacacacacaccctccactaaataaacctCTCCTTTAtagtaactaccaagggcggagaagccctacaagactcaatacaagaagagagggaagggatacaagaaatacaagcttacaagcttacaatgagtacaagaaccctaaccctagtttcttcttcttgctttgatccgcctcttgacttggaagagcctccaagaacc includes these proteins:
- the LOC122017972 gene encoding putative respiratory burst oxidase homolog protein H isoform X3, whose amino-acid sequence is MDTPLSDHKAHELESVVIDQTDPATDPLPDNASRRTGSFLSRHSSAKVGFGNSFRIGSSRKSPGGAGRPNPQSKMARMTSRAQTGIRGLQFLDKTSGGSGGWEAVEKRFEQLAVDGRLPKENFGRCIESKEFAEEIFVALARRRNLEPQNGIAKDELKEFWEEMTDQNFDSRLQIFFDMCDKNGDGKLSEDEVKEIIILSASANKLVKLKHHAATYAALIMEELDPDGLGYIELWQLETLLQGMVCSQGSENTIKSSHTLARTMIPKRYRNPINRVITTTVDFVYENWKRIWVLSFWLLLNIVLALWKFAQYKSRAAFEVMGYCVCIAKAAAETLKLNMALILIPVCRNTLTRLRSTCLSSVIPFDDNINFHKTIALAITIGTSVHTLAHVTCDFPRLITCPNSKFMSALGPNFNYKQPTYLTLVESAPGVTGILMIFIMAFAFTLATHSFRRSVVKLPSPLHHLAGFNAFWYAHHLLVIAYILLIIHSYFIFLTKEWYKKTTWMYLAVPVSFYACERIIRTVRENSYAVSIVKAAIYPGNVLSIHMKKPLGFKYKSGMYLFVKCPDVSTFEWHPFSITSAPGDDHLSVHIRTLGDWTTELRNLFGKVCEAQVTSKKANLVRLETTVVADAQSSKDTSFRFPKVYIDGPYGAPAQSYKKYDILLLIGLGIGATPFISILKDLLNNIKNNEDLQRMQNPDPSNIKSNGPGRAYFYWVTREQGSFEWFKGVMNDVAESDHNNAIEMHNYLTSVYEEGDARSTLIAMVQSLQHAKSGVDIVSGSRIRTHFARPNWRKVFSDLANTHKAARIGVFYCGSPALTKQLRDLSQEFSHTTTTRFHFHKENF